The Halomicronema hongdechloris C2206 genome includes a window with the following:
- a CDS encoding eCIS core domain-containing protein, which translates to MGTFAQKSRATQQITSAKPAIKPTISSRIQRHELPPQCHRPHPGALQTKLTIDQPGDIYEQEADRVANQVIRMPDPKLQRTCACGGGCPQCQAQRPEQKPMRLQLRRLQSNNEEQISALPIVHEVLRSPGQPLDAHTRSFMEPRFGHDFSQVRVHTDAKAAESAQAINAQGYTVGQHVVLDNDRLSSGSGRARFLMAHELAHVVQQGGALARHGDHRIEPAAQGSSHRIQRQSPSPPTSERVWGLPVTHSMCGCRQQVRDGINWANTAAATYAACDVPANPTNVDVEACFDAAHPGTTVAGSTSASGTITLPPPSADPCQRIDDKATFVHETMHARHTNDIARAQGSAFFREWKRLAGVPNRLDTLRATFPAEVAAFEAQWQDGHDWAQDEVNSYRWERRFLQAALAALNRICP; encoded by the coding sequence ATGGGTACTTTTGCACAGAAATCAAGGGCAACTCAGCAGATTACATCTGCCAAGCCTGCGATCAAGCCTACGATATCCAGTCGGATCCAGCGGCATGAGTTGCCCCCGCAGTGTCATCGTCCACATCCAGGAGCACTACAGACGAAACTCACGATCGACCAGCCTGGAGACATCTATGAACAGGAGGCAGATCGTGTTGCGAACCAAGTGATTCGCATGCCTGATCCCAAGCTGCAGCGCACCTGTGCCTGTGGTGGTGGCTGTCCCCAGTGTCAGGCACAGCGACCGGAGCAGAAACCAATGCGCCTACAACTGCGGCGCCTTCAGTCGAACAACGAGGAACAGATTTCAGCACTGCCCATCGTCCACGAAGTATTGCGCTCACCCGGCCAGCCCCTGGATGCCCACACCCGCAGCTTTATGGAGCCACGTTTTGGGCATGATTTCAGCCAAGTGCGAGTGCACACGGATGCGAAAGCGGCAGAGTCAGCACAAGCGATCAATGCGCAGGGGTATACAGTGGGCCAGCACGTTGTCTTGGATAACGACCGATTATCTTCAGGAAGTGGACGTGCCCGTTTTTTGATGGCCCATGAATTGGCCCATGTTGTGCAGCAAGGTGGTGCTCTTGCCAGGCATGGAGACCACAGGATTGAACCGGCAGCCCAGGGATCCAGCCATAGAATCCAACGACAGTCCCCATCGCCGCCTACTAGCGAGAGAGTCTGGGGACTACCCGTCACACACAGTATGTGTGGATGCCGCCAGCAGGTGCGGGATGGAATTAATTGGGCCAATACTGCAGCGGCGACCTATGCCGCCTGTGACGTTCCGGCCAATCCGACCAACGTTGATGTTGAAGCCTGCTTCGATGCTGCCCATCCCGGTACTACCGTAGCTGGCTCCACCAGTGCCAGTGGCACAATTACGCTACCACCGCCATCGGCTGATCCCTGCCAGCGCATCGATGACAAAGCTACCTTCGTCCATGAGACCATGCATGCTCGCCATACGAATGACATCGCGCGGGCTCAAGGATCAGCTTTCTTCCGCGAGTGGAAGCGGCTGGCAGGAGTCCCCAATCGGCTAGATACCCTGCGGGCTACCTTCCCCGCTGAAGTAGCAGCCTTCGAAGCCCAGTGGCAGGACGGCCACGACTGGGCCCAGGACGAGGTGAATTCTTACCGCTGGGAGCGTCGGTTTTTGCAAGCCGCCCTGGCTGCCCTGAATCGTATCTGTCCGTAG
- a CDS encoding toll/interleukin-1 receptor domain-containing protein gives MKDFFISYNSADKAWAEWLAWVLEENGYTVIIQAWDFRPGGNFIIDMQRAADESTRTIMVLSEVYLQAKYTQPEWAAAFKQDPESQEHRLIPIRVAPCQPTGMLAPLVYVDLVGKSEADAEASVLASLQNRAKPATRPSFPGKTPGEERVVKKKVPFPPGRSIRVTWQLVLDYQLENTFFDHGRDIDRVVDRLKQLSGDQRLEDVDRVCKNGSTFLTLKGTEEGLRKLQALSETGQLAEINGIQVEQINLPPDSSQTPPITQNPPMTNESTTLTPRERLALNRKITGLTTQSFNELLLLLEPPDGIVPPPTAPQGDRTYALLSWARSTTGCGLAAVRDAFNEIAPSP, from the coding sequence GTGAAAGACTTTTTCATCAGTTACAACAGCGCCGATAAAGCCTGGGCTGAGTGGCTTGCCTGGGTGTTAGAGGAAAACGGATATACAGTAATCATTCAAGCCTGGGACTTTCGCCCTGGCGGCAACTTCATTATCGACATGCAGCGAGCGGCAGACGAGTCGACGCGCACCATCATGGTGCTCTCCGAGGTCTATCTGCAAGCCAAGTACACCCAGCCGGAGTGGGCTGCGGCATTCAAACAAGATCCTGAATCCCAGGAACATAGGCTGATTCCTATCCGAGTTGCACCCTGTCAGCCGACCGGAATGTTGGCACCGCTGGTCTATGTGGACTTAGTTGGCAAAAGCGAAGCCGATGCCGAAGCATCCGTGCTGGCCTCCTTGCAAAACCGAGCTAAGCCAGCGACGCGCCCCAGCTTTCCTGGAAAGACTCCGGGTGAGGAGCGAGTTGTCAAGAAAAAAGTTCCATTCCCGCCTGGAAGGTCAATTCGAGTGACTTGGCAACTTGTGCTTGACTATCAGCTTGAGAATACCTTTTTTGATCACGGTCGTGATATTGACAGGGTGGTTGATCGGTTGAAGCAACTCTCTGGAGATCAGCGCCTAGAGGATGTGGATAGAGTGTGCAAAAACGGCAGCACCTTCCTGACGCTTAAAGGAACAGAGGAGGGGCTGAGGAAGCTTCAAGCACTTTCTGAAACAGGACAGTTGGCTGAGATAAACGGAATACAAGTCGAACAAATCAACTTACCGCCTGACTCCTCTCAAACACCGCCGATAACGCAGAATCCTCCAATGACGAATGAATCGACGACGCTGACACCGCGAGAGCGCTTAGCCTTGAATCGTAAGATTACCGGGCTTACGACTCAGTCGTTTAACGAGTTGTTGCTACTGCTTGAACCGCCTGATGGAATAGTGCCGCCACCAACTGCACCTCAGGGCGATCGTACCTATGCCTTGCTGAGTTGGGCGCGAAGTACCACCGGCTGTGGCCTGGCCGCCGTGCGCGATGCCTTCAACGAGATTGCCCCTTCCCCTTAG
- a CDS encoding NB-ARC domain-containing protein — translation MPLDRNPCFTGRASILEQIRQALTARGTAGLTQVQAIAGLGGVGKTQTALEYAYRYYWDVNRDEAYQAVFWIRLDTEQALQSGFQEIAEMLMLCEAAVKEADQIVRVVKTWLAEHTGWLLVLDNADDPSFIRNYLPKRGQGHVLITSRVQDLQRLGVIQPLSLDALNPEEAVAFLLQRTGREAASQAAQRAAEALSAELGHCRWPWNRLVLTWSPQVLAFKTISPAIGIAVWTC, via the coding sequence GTGCCCCTAGACCGCAACCCCTGTTTTACTGGACGAGCGTCGATACTGGAGCAGATACGTCAGGCGCTCACCGCTAGAGGCACCGCCGGATTAACCCAGGTGCAGGCCATTGCCGGCCTCGGAGGTGTCGGCAAGACCCAAACCGCTCTGGAATATGCCTATCGCTACTACTGGGATGTAAACAGGGACGAGGCCTATCAGGCGGTCTTCTGGATTCGGTTAGATACAGAGCAAGCGCTTCAGAGTGGCTTTCAAGAGATCGCTGAAATGCTGATGCTCTGTGAGGCAGCGGTGAAAGAGGCGGACCAGATCGTGCGGGTGGTCAAGACCTGGTTAGCAGAGCACACAGGCTGGCTGCTGGTGCTAGACAATGCCGATGACCCCAGTTTTATCAGGAATTATCTGCCCAAGCGGGGACAGGGTCATGTGCTGATTACCTCCCGGGTGCAAGACCTGCAACGCCTGGGGGTGATTCAACCGCTATCGCTGGATGCCCTGAACCCTGAGGAGGCGGTGGCCTTTTTGCTGCAGCGGACAGGCCGCGAGGCTGCTAGCCAAGCAGCCCAGAGGGCAGCTGAGGCACTATCGGCGGAACTGGGCCATTGCCGTTGGCCCTGGAACAGGCTGGTGCTTACATGGTCACCACAGGTGCTGGCTTTCAAGACTATCTCGCCAGCTATCGGCATCGCCGTTTGGACCTGCTGA
- a CDS encoding tetratricopeptide repeat protein: MVTTGAGFQDYLASYRHRRLDLLNQAAPIMGDYPDSVATTWNINVEAIAAESLAATDLLRASAFLHADGIPYDLIVSGARELGEAIQQHLAEVENDPLAFLTLLEPLKRYSLVRPEASEQTYSVHRLVQAVVKTNLGEAAARQWAERIVRVVTQAYPNADDFNNWPECQRLLLHAQAAATAVQHYRFDFSEAGLLLIRLGFYAQERGEYSTADPLYLQGLEIYKKALGDEHPHVALSLNNLAFLYKSQGRYAEAEPLYQQALALWQRLLGDEHPDVASSLNNLAALYDSQGRYAEAEPLYQQALALRQRLLGQEHPAVALSLNNLAALYRVQGRYGEAEPLLQQALALRQRLLGDEHPDVALSLNNLALLYYAKGRYAEAEPLYQQALALGQRLLGQEHPAVALSLNNLAALYYSQGRYAEAEPLYQQALALRKRLLGDEHPAVALSLNNLAALYQSQGRYAEAEPLLQQAFQISRNALGDNHPDVGICLGNLASLYVAQGRYSDAEPLFLEALSLFVQAVGQDHPYTTETINRLAKFVRTVIEAGQTQLLSDHPVTQALLQQLQSPSAKGS, encoded by the coding sequence ATGGTCACCACAGGTGCTGGCTTTCAAGACTATCTCGCCAGCTATCGGCATCGCCGTTTGGACCTGCTGAACCAAGCCGCCCCCATCATGGGCGACTATCCCGATTCCGTAGCCACTACCTGGAATATCAACGTTGAAGCGATAGCAGCGGAATCTCTGGCAGCTACCGATCTCCTACGGGCCAGTGCCTTTCTCCATGCCGACGGCATTCCCTACGACCTGATCGTGTCGGGAGCCAGGGAGTTAGGGGAGGCGATTCAGCAGCACCTGGCAGAGGTTGAGAATGACCCCCTGGCCTTTTTGACCCTGCTGGAACCCTTGAAGCGATATTCCCTGGTGCGCCCCGAAGCGTCGGAGCAGACCTACAGCGTTCACCGTCTGGTACAGGCTGTGGTGAAGACCAACCTGGGGGAAGCGGCTGCCAGACAATGGGCGGAGCGGATCGTGCGGGTGGTGACCCAGGCTTACCCCAATGCCGATGACTTCAACAACTGGCCGGAATGCCAGCGATTGCTCCTCCACGCCCAGGCGGCAGCAACCGCCGTCCAACACTACCGTTTTGACTTTTCCGAAGCCGGCCTGCTGCTGATTCGGCTGGGATTTTATGCCCAAGAGAGAGGGGAATACTCAACCGCTGACCCCCTTTACCTGCAGGGATTAGAGATATATAAAAAAGCCTTGGGCGATGAGCATCCCCATGTGGCCCTCAGCCTCAACAATCTCGCCTTTCTGTATAAATCGCAGGGCCGCTACGCCGAGGCGGAACCGCTCTATCAGCAGGCCCTGGCCTTGTGGCAACGGCTATTGGGCGACGAGCATCCCGATGTGGCCAGCAGCCTCAACAATCTCGCCGCACTGTATGACTCGCAGGGCCGCTACGCCGAGGCGGAACCGCTCTATCAGCAGGCCCTGGCGTTGCGGCAACGGCTGTTGGGCCAGGAGCATCCCGCTGTGGCCCTCAGCCTCAACAATCTCGCCGCACTGTATCGAGTGCAGGGCCGCTACGGGGAGGCGGAACCGCTCTTGCAGCAGGCCCTGGCCTTGCGGCAACGGCTGCTGGGCGACGAGCATCCCGATGTGGCCCTCAGCCTCAACAATCTCGCCTTACTGTATTATGCGAAGGGCCGCTACGCTGAGGCGGAACCGCTCTATCAGCAGGCCCTGGCGTTGGGTCAACGGCTGTTGGGCCAGGAGCATCCCGCTGTGGCCCTCAGCCTCAACAATCTCGCCGCACTGTATTATTCGCAGGGGCGCTACGCCGAGGCGGAACCGCTCTATCAGCAGGCCCTGGCGTTGAGGAAACGGCTATTGGGCGACGAGCATCCCGCTGTGGCCCTCAGCCTCAACAATCTCGCCGCACTGTATCAATCGCAGGGTCGCTACGCCGAGGCGGAACCGCTCTTGCAACAGGCTTTCCAGATTAGCCGAAACGCTTTAGGAGACAATCATCCCGACGTGGGCATTTGCTTGGGTAATTTAGCCTCCCTGTACGTTGCCCAAGGGCGTTATTCTGACGCGGAACCGTTGTTTCTAGAGGCGTTGAGCCTCTTTGTGCAGGCTGTAGGGCAAGACCATCCCTACACCACAGAGACGATTAATCGCCTTGCTAAGTTTGTCAGGACGGTTATTGAAGCAGGCCAGACTCAGCTCCTCTCTGACCATCCCGTCACCCAAGCCCTGCTCCAGCAGCTGCAGTCCCCGTCAGCCAAGGGCTCGTGA
- a CDS encoding DUF2283 domain-containing protein: MALTQSIEISRYLNIAKALQTVEQRSCWMMFDAEADVLYINFQNPAQAATDSEVTDDDVVIRYIGDQVIGLTILSVSQR, from the coding sequence ATGGCCCTAACTCAATCCATTGAGATTAGTCGTTATCTGAATATCGCTAAGGCCCTTCAAACCGTAGAACAGCGCTCCTGCTGGATGATGTTTGATGCCGAAGCCGACGTTCTATATATCAATTTTCAGAATCCTGCTCAAGCCGCGACCGATAGCGAAGTCACCGATGATGATGTCGTGATTCGATATATCGGAGACCAGGTAATCGGCTTAACCATTTTGTCAGTCAGCCAAAGGTAG
- a CDS encoding S-methyl-5'-thioadenosine phosphorylase, with protein sequence MTQQASIGIIGGSGLYQMQALTDISEVRLDTPFGPPSDAIIVGTLEGTRVAFLARHGRNHTLMPSELPFRANIHAMKQLGVRYLISASAVGSLKEAVKPLDMVVPDQFIDRTKNRVSTFFGEGIVAHIGFGDPVCPALAGVLADAIASLELPEVTLHQGGTYVCMEGPAFSTRAESHLYRSWGAAVVGMTNLPEAKLAREAEIAYATMALVTDYDCWHDGHDSVTVEMVIGNLKKNAANAQQVIQETVRRLAANPPESEAHSALKFAVITPLAKAPEATKTKLSLLLQKYL encoded by the coding sequence ATGACACAGCAGGCATCCATTGGCATTATCGGCGGCAGCGGTCTGTATCAGATGCAGGCTCTCACCGATATCAGCGAGGTTCGCTTAGACACGCCCTTTGGCCCTCCCTCTGATGCCATCATTGTCGGCACCCTAGAAGGTACCCGGGTGGCGTTTCTGGCCCGCCATGGCCGCAATCATACGTTGATGCCGTCGGAGCTGCCGTTCCGGGCTAATATTCATGCCATGAAACAGCTGGGGGTGCGGTATCTGATCTCGGCGTCGGCGGTGGGCTCCTTGAAGGAGGCCGTAAAGCCCCTGGATATGGTGGTGCCGGATCAGTTTATTGATCGCACCAAGAATCGAGTGTCGACATTTTTTGGTGAAGGTATTGTGGCCCATATCGGCTTCGGCGATCCGGTCTGCCCAGCCCTGGCTGGGGTGCTGGCCGATGCGATCGCATCCCTAGAGTTACCCGAGGTTACCCTGCACCAGGGCGGCACCTATGTCTGCATGGAAGGTCCTGCCTTTTCTACCCGGGCCGAGTCCCACCTATACCGCAGCTGGGGCGCCGCCGTCGTCGGCATGACCAACCTACCCGAGGCCAAGCTGGCCCGCGAAGCCGAAATCGCCTATGCCACTATGGCCCTGGTCACCGACTACGACTGCTGGCACGACGGTCACGACAGCGTCACCGTAGAGATGGTGATCGGTAACCTCAAGAAAAATGCCGCCAATGCCCAGCAGGTGATTCAGGAAACGGTCCGTCGCCTGGCGGCTAATCCCCCCGAGTCTGAGGCCCACTCGGCCCTGAAGTTTGCGGTGATCACTCCCCTGGCCAAAGCCCCAGAAGCCACCAAGACTAAGCTGTCCTTGCTGCTGCAGAAGTATCTCTAG
- a CDS encoding aspartyl/asparaginyl beta-hydroxylase domain-containing protein, which yields MPTAATTPQSPDTPRHPIFDSPWFRWLEASLGTVSPMGNAPILRSQHFPWVPPLEANWQLIRQELEQVLRQVEALPNFQDIMPRQQRISPDSGWKTYYFCAFGFVARHNCQQCPQTWKLLQQIPGLQVAFFSILAPGKHIPEHRGKHKGLIRYHLGLIVPQPATACRIRVGNQITHWQEGQSLIFDDTYYHEVWNDTDGYRVVLFLDIARPLPLPLSWLNWLISRLLSFSPLVKQAKANHHHWEQQFAKVSAQPTQQPEDALGQR from the coding sequence GTGCCCACTGCTGCCACTACCCCGCAATCGCCGGATACCCCCCGCCATCCCATCTTCGACAGCCCCTGGTTTCGATGGCTAGAAGCCAGCTTAGGGACTGTGTCCCCAATGGGGAATGCCCCTATCCTCCGGTCCCAACACTTTCCCTGGGTGCCGCCCCTGGAGGCCAACTGGCAGCTGATTCGCCAGGAGCTAGAACAGGTATTGCGGCAAGTCGAGGCCCTGCCCAATTTTCAGGACATCATGCCGCGGCAGCAGCGCATTAGCCCTGACAGTGGCTGGAAGACTTACTACTTCTGCGCCTTCGGCTTCGTCGCCCGGCACAACTGCCAACAATGCCCCCAGACCTGGAAACTACTGCAGCAGATTCCGGGGCTGCAGGTGGCCTTTTTCTCGATTCTGGCCCCCGGCAAACACATCCCTGAACACCGAGGCAAACACAAGGGACTGATTCGCTATCACCTGGGCCTGATCGTGCCCCAGCCGGCAACCGCCTGTCGGATTCGGGTCGGGAATCAGATCACCCACTGGCAAGAGGGCCAGAGCCTGATCTTTGACGATACCTACTACCACGAGGTCTGGAACGATACGGACGGCTACCGGGTGGTGCTATTTCTCGATATTGCTCGCCCCTTGCCGCTGCCCCTATCCTGGCTGAACTGGTTGATCTCCCGGCTGTTGAGCTTCTCGCCTCTGGTGAAGCAGGCCAAGGCCAACCATCACCACTGGGAACAGCAGTTTGCCAAGGTCTCAGCTCAACCCACTCAGCAGCCTGAAGATGCCCTGGGGCAGCGGTAA
- a CDS encoding MFS transporter, whose translation MGGLSQGFWAMLCCRALAGAAGGGIAAGGIGLLSTLYASEVRSRLMGYAASVLSMATVIFPILGGWLGLYGWRWAFCLYGLGIPVALAAWLVVPATVTPTANPVDLSQTQGVGRVLRQRRIAALLVALGVASALFYVVVVYAPLYLKAAIGASSMFNGIVLACRAIGAAIISAIGAHRLAHRIGRGAAIATGFLLMALSLGSIPHLQQPPLILLAALGFGLGFGLVMPNFYNALADRSPRHQRAGILAIGTGAASLGQFVSPVLFGPLWKVGGVSVFYVAAGIAATISSLYWLIGYWKLHRHGLP comes from the coding sequence CTGGGGGGGCTGAGTCAGGGATTTTGGGCCATGCTCTGCTGTCGGGCCCTGGCTGGGGCCGCTGGCGGTGGCATCGCGGCGGGGGGCATTGGTCTGCTCAGTACTCTCTATGCCAGTGAGGTGCGATCGCGTCTCATGGGCTACGCTGCCAGTGTGCTGTCTATGGCCACGGTGATTTTTCCCATCCTGGGGGGCTGGCTGGGGCTGTATGGCTGGCGTTGGGCCTTTTGCCTCTACGGCCTCGGTATCCCGGTGGCCCTGGCAGCCTGGCTGGTGGTGCCAGCCACGGTCACCCCGACGGCTAACCCCGTCGACCTGAGCCAAACCCAGGGGGTCGGCAGGGTGTTGCGGCAGCGCCGCATCGCCGCTTTGTTGGTGGCCCTAGGGGTAGCCTCGGCCCTGTTTTATGTGGTGGTGGTCTATGCGCCTCTCTATCTCAAGGCGGCCATTGGCGCCAGTTCCATGTTTAATGGCATAGTACTGGCCTGCCGAGCCATCGGTGCCGCCATCATCTCGGCGATAGGGGCCCATCGCCTGGCCCATCGCATCGGTCGCGGCGCTGCGATCGCAACCGGATTCTTACTCATGGCCCTGTCCCTGGGCTCCATTCCCCACCTCCAGCAACCGCCGCTGATTCTCCTGGCAGCCCTCGGCTTTGGCCTCGGCTTCGGCTTAGTCATGCCCAACTTTTACAATGCCCTGGCCGATCGCTCCCCCCGGCATCAACGGGCTGGCATCCTGGCCATTGGCACCGGCGCCGCCTCCTTAGGCCAATTTGTCTCCCCCGTTCTATTTGGTCCGCTATGGAAAGTAGGCGGTGTCAGTGTCTTCTACGTGGCTGCCGGCATCGCCGCCACCATCAGCAGCTTGTACTGGTTAATCGGCTACTGGAAGTTACATCGTCATGGATTACCGTAA
- a CDS encoding aminotransferase class I/II-fold pyridoxal phosphate-dependent enzyme, protein MDVVNDYVQHLQASGSYPDKFICHRKQGNLVEIEEASTGKYRKVLTFCTNDVLGLAQADSVKQAAIDAISHYGTSNSSCSVLSGRIDLHRQLETEISAFKHLPHTHLFLNAWMALQALMDGFCHLAMPVPGFEHTRETLIFTDVLNHGCIISAVMNASNRSGKMFNHGPKVRVKAYRHCDMDDLARKLRHYVRPNDRIMVISDAVFSMDGDIVPLPRMLDVLAEYPGSVVVMDEAHASGAIGPKGKGIYDHFGISPQSVLQQGMVPIIMTTFSKFAGSAGAAISAPNRELIDLLDVSPTSIGTISLPPPVTAAALESIRQVRRHPEMVEQLQTNTRYLRSQLSQAGFDAIGETNVIPVILPPELSPKAFARCLMEEHGLWVSAIWFIAKPRLRITANALHTQTEMDSLVAAMVAVREKLSGSVVQYTA, encoded by the coding sequence GTGGACGTCGTTAATGACTATGTACAGCACCTTCAGGCCAGTGGCTCTTATCCTGATAAGTTCATCTGCCATCGTAAGCAGGGCAACTTGGTCGAGATCGAAGAGGCCTCTACGGGTAAGTATCGTAAGGTTTTAACGTTTTGCACCAACGATGTGCTGGGCTTGGCTCAAGCCGACTCGGTCAAACAGGCTGCCATTGATGCCATTAGTCACTATGGCACCTCCAATAGTTCTTGTTCGGTGCTGAGTGGTCGCATCGATTTGCACCGACAACTGGAGACCGAGATTTCTGCCTTTAAGCATTTGCCCCATACCCATCTCTTTCTCAATGCTTGGATGGCTCTTCAGGCCTTGATGGATGGCTTTTGTCACTTGGCCATGCCAGTGCCCGGGTTTGAGCACACGCGAGAAACTCTGATCTTCACCGATGTGCTCAACCATGGCTGCATTATTTCGGCAGTGATGAATGCCAGTAATCGCTCGGGCAAAATGTTTAACCATGGCCCTAAGGTCCGGGTGAAGGCCTACCGCCATTGTGATATGGATGATTTGGCCCGTAAATTGCGCCACTATGTTCGCCCCAACGACCGCATCATGGTAATCTCCGATGCGGTATTTTCAATGGATGGGGACATAGTGCCCTTGCCTCGCATGCTAGACGTGTTGGCAGAGTATCCTGGCAGTGTGGTGGTGATGGATGAGGCCCATGCCAGTGGTGCCATTGGTCCCAAAGGGAAAGGCATCTACGACCATTTTGGGATCTCGCCCCAGTCGGTGCTGCAGCAGGGTATGGTGCCGATCATCATGACCACCTTCTCTAAGTTTGCCGGCTCTGCCGGAGCCGCCATTAGCGCCCCTAACCGAGAGCTGATCGATCTGCTGGATGTCTCCCCCACCTCCATCGGCACCATCTCGCTGCCACCCCCAGTGACGGCGGCGGCCCTAGAGAGCATTCGCCAGGTGCGCCGCCATCCAGAAATGGTCGAGCAATTACAGACCAATACTCGCTATTTGCGATCGCAACTGAGCCAAGCCGGCTTCGATGCCATTGGTGAGACCAACGTGATTCCGGTGATCTTGCCCCCTGAGTTAAGCCCTAAGGCCTTCGCCCGTTGCCTGATGGAAGAGCATGGGCTCTGGGTCTCCGCCATTTGGTTCATCGCCAAGCCACGCCTACGCATCACTGCCAATGCCCTCCATACCCAAACTGAGATGGATAGCCTCGTGGCGGCCATGGTGGCTGTCCGGGAAAAACTATCCGGGTCGGTGGTGCAGTACACTGCCTGA
- a CDS encoding NAD-dependent epimerase/dehydratase family protein translates to MNALVTGASGFTGSHLVRALEQQGNQVRALVRPTSDLSRLAPTSAELVYGDITDEAALRQAMSGVDMVFHIAAYVDLGLVNEAEMQRVNVDGTQAVLSTMRTVAAQRASPPRLVYCSTIGVYGDTQGQVVDETFQRTQAGFSSAYDRTKYQAQQLVDQAATELPVVSLMPAGILGPDDPHFGPVITLFLRQRLKLWPGGQRVTGIVHVDDLVQALILAAERGTPGAHYIISAGELSTREMFEILSQLTGIPVPAEPPQGIIRALGSLLDPLGRWWGWNPPLSRERVHYIYDRCVRVNASKARQELGWQPRPVAEILKDLVE, encoded by the coding sequence ATGAATGCCCTCGTCACTGGAGCCAGCGGCTTTACCGGCTCTCATCTAGTCAGGGCTTTAGAGCAGCAAGGCAATCAGGTGAGAGCCCTAGTGCGGCCCACCAGCGATCTCTCACGGTTGGCCCCCACTTCGGCGGAGTTGGTGTATGGCGACATCACCGATGAGGCTGCCTTGAGGCAGGCCATGTCGGGGGTTGACATGGTCTTCCACATCGCCGCCTATGTCGATTTGGGCCTGGTCAACGAAGCCGAAATGCAGCGGGTCAACGTGGACGGCACCCAGGCGGTGCTGTCGACGATGCGAACTGTAGCGGCCCAGAGAGCCAGTCCCCCCCGCCTAGTCTACTGCAGCACCATCGGTGTCTATGGCGATACCCAAGGACAGGTGGTGGATGAAACCTTCCAGCGCACCCAAGCAGGCTTTTCCTCGGCCTACGATCGCACCAAATACCAAGCGCAGCAATTGGTCGATCAAGCCGCCACCGAGCTACCCGTGGTCAGCCTGATGCCAGCCGGCATCTTGGGACCAGATGACCCCCACTTTGGCCCAGTCATAACCCTATTTCTCAGGCAACGGTTGAAACTGTGGCCTGGGGGCCAGCGCGTCACCGGCATAGTCCATGTCGACGATCTAGTGCAAGCATTAATCTTAGCGGCAGAGCGAGGAACACCAGGAGCCCATTACATTATTTCGGCCGGGGAGCTCTCCACCCGAGAGATGTTCGAGATCCTCAGCCAACTCACCGGGATTCCCGTGCCGGCAGAACCTCCCCAGGGGATAATCAGAGCCCTGGGCAGCTTGCTCGATCCACTAGGCCGTTGGTGGGGCTGGAACCCACCCCTCAGTCGGGAACGGGTGCACTACATCTATGATCGCTGCGTCCGAGTCAATGCCAGCAAGGCCCGGCAGGAACTGGGTTGGCAGCCCCGGCCCGTGGCCGAGATCCTGAAGGACTTGGTAGAGTAA